A region of Malaya genurostris strain Urasoe2022 unplaced genomic scaffold, Malgen_1.1 HiC_scaffold_21, whole genome shotgun sequence DNA encodes the following proteins:
- the LOC131439951 gene encoding 60S ribosome subunit biogenesis protein NIP7 homolog translates to MRRLSEEKTKILFEKLSKYIGSNVKLLIDRADGTYCFREMNSRVYYMSEKILKLAECLKQNELVSVGTCFGKFTKGNKFILHITALNFLAPYAQYKIWVKPSAEQQFLYGNHITKSGFGRITENTPMYQGVIVMSMNDTPLGFGVAAKSTADCKLADPLVTVCFHQADVGEYIRSEDTLI, encoded by the exons ATGAGACGTTTATCGGAGGAGAAAACGAAGATTCTTTTCGAAAAACTATCGAAATA CATTGGTTCGAATGTAAAACTTCTGATTGACCGTGCTGATGGAACGTACTGCTTCCGGGAGATGAATTCACGGGTGTACTACATGTCGGAAAAAATACTAAAACTGGCGGAATGTCTGAAACAGAATGAACTGGTCTCGGTGGGGACGTGCTTCGGGAAGTTCACAAAGGGTAACAAATTTATTCTGCACATCACGGCGTTAAATTTCCTCGCACCGTACGCCCAGTACAAGATTTGGGTTAAGCCGTCGGCAGAACAGCAGTTCCTGTACGGTAATCACATTACGAAGTCCGGGTTCGGGCGAATCACAGAGAACACACCCATGTACCAGGGGGTAATCGTAATGTCCATGAACGACACACCGCTCGGGTTCGGTGTGGCAGCAAAATCGACAGCCGATTGTAAGCTCGCGGACCCGCTGGTGACGGTTTGCTTCCATCAAGCGGATGTCGGGGAGTACATTCGATCGGAGGATACTTTAATATAG
- the LOC131439953 gene encoding peroxisomal carnitine O-octanoyltransferase-like — translation MNRDTIFHLPEGSKETTFCYDESLPALPLPKLEHTLKRYYESLKPFGTPEELKNSKNVIEHFRTGIGAKLHAMLEQKAKTEKNWVAKWWEDYAYLTLRMPLMPYCMMAQPLLFETVGLENIPDNFLKGAAICCTVNLRFWTMLRKETLRPVASADKRIIFSSDLYRKLFNTCRIPGLEFDKICSYFKTEAEGPCPSHLLVIYKGRIFKIEGLDENGEVYSAQDFLLYFQQIQSRVDREITEYPRVALLTHDDRTTWARNRNHLMELSQNNRDALRDIESAVSLFSLDTNCPRDYSDLAIRSLIGDLHSKWGDKSCATVFFPNGKLGCLGEHSCYDGSISMSVSTYAMLTLVEEGIPDWTIPPKKLTKPVELILDVDEEMRMEIDRMQTMVDSTQNFVTVSVDQFRTYGKDYMKSKKIHPDSWVQTALILAYYRLHGAFPPTYETAMMRQFYKGRTETCRSCSKETVNFINAMEDSREAITTKASLFRVAANRQNELMNEARKGNEFDRHLFGLWCMAYDEGLPVPELYDDPLYSKSGGGGNFILSTSTLGFTINCGFVAPMCTDGYGCFYSILSDTLWCMFSAYKDSDVTSSHKLLAAFYQAMEDIKCVMDEEGAGTKL, via the exons ATGAACCGCGATACGATCTTTCATCTGCCGGAGGGCAGCAAGGAGACAACATTCTGCTACGATGAATCGTTACCTGCGTTGCCACTGCCGAAACTGGAACATACACTCAAAAGATACTACGAATCCCTGAAGCCATTCGGAACGCCCGAAGAactgaaaaattccaaaaatgtcATCGAACACTTCCGCACTGGAATAGGGGCCAAACTACATGCAATGTTGGAACAGAAAGCAAAAACCGAAAAGAACTGG GTCGCCAAATGGTGGGAAGATTATGCTTATCTAACGTTGCGTATGCCGCTGATGCCCTATTGTATGATGGCGCAACCGCTTCTATTCGAAACGGTCGGCTTGGAGAACATACCGGACAACTTTCTGAAGGGCGCAGCCATCTGCTGTACTGTCAATTTGCGCTTCTGGACCATGCTGCGGAAGGAAACCCTCAGACCGGTTGCTAGTGCTGATAAGAGAATCATATTTTCGTCCGATCTCTACAGAAAACTATTCAACACCTGTCGAATCCCTGGGCTTGAATTTGATAAAATt TGTAGTTACTTCAAGACTGAAGCGGAGGGACCTTGCCCTTCACACTTGCTAGTCATTTACAAGGGTAGAATATTTAAAATAGAAGGACTCGATGAGAATGGTGAGGTGTACAGTGCACAGGACTTTCTGctatattttcaacaaattcagTCCAGAGTGGACCGAGAGATCACCGAATATCCCAGAGTTGCATTGTTAACTCACGACGACCGAACTACCTGGGCTCGGAACAGGAACCATCTGATGGAATTATCACAGAACAATAGAGATGCACTGCGAGATATTGAAAGTGCCGTATCTTTGTTTTCGTTGGACACAAACTGCCCCCGAGATTACTCGGACCTGGCGATACGGTCACTCATCGGTGACCTGCATTCCAAATGGGGCGATAAAAGTTGTGCAACTGTGTTCTTCCCGAACGGGAAGTTAGGTTGCTTGGGTGAACATTCTTGTTACGACGGTTCGATTTCGATGTCAGTGAGTACCTACGCCATGCTGACACTGGTGGAGGAAGGAATTCCCGATTGGACCATACCACCGAAGAAGCTGACGAAACCGGTTGAATTGATACTGGATGTTGATGAGGAAATGCGGATGGAAATCGATCGAATGCAAACAATGGTGGATTCGACG CAAAATTTCGTTACGGTATCTGTCGATCAGTTCCGAACCTACGGCAAGGACTACATGAAATCGAAAAAGATTCATCCTGACTCCTGGGTACAGACTGCTTTAATATTGGCGTATTATCGTTTGCATGGCGCTTTTCCACCGACCTATGAGACGGCAATGATGCGACAATTTTATAAGGGCCGAACTGAGACTTGCCGATCGTGTAGTAAGGAAACGGTCAATTTTATAAACGCTATGGAAGATTCGCGGGAAGCAATCACCACTAAAGCTAGTTTATTTCGAGTGGCGGCGAATCGCCAGAATGAATTGATGAACGAAGCCCGAAAGGGAAACGAGTTCGACAGGCATCTTTTCGGTCTATGGTGCATGGCTTATGACGAgggactaccggttccggaattgtatGATGACCCATTGTACAGTAAAAG TGGTGGTGGGGGTAACTTCATCCTGTCTACTAGCACCCTGGGATTTACGATCAATTGTGGCTTCGTTGCCCCAATGTGTACGGATGGGTATGGTTGCTTCTACTCGATATTATCCGATACACTGTGGTGTATGTTTTCGGCGTACAAAGACTCGGATGTCACTAGTAGTCACAAACTGCTGGCTGCTTTCTACCAGGCTATGGAAGATATTAAATGTGTAATGGATGAGGAGGGGGCAGGAACGAAGCTTTAG